From Vallitalea longa, the proteins below share one genomic window:
- a CDS encoding thioredoxin domain-containing protein, with protein MSVNKRNNRLINEKSPYLLQHAYNPVNWYSWCDEAFEKAKNEDKPIFLSIGYSTCHWCHVMERESFEDEEIADILNENFISIKVDREERPDIDSVYMDVCQKLTGSGGWPLSIFMTPRQRPFYAGTYFPKESMYQRVGLKDILNNIIRLWSTNKQELINKSNEIVEHVNLTNEETEVNIDQTTIDLAIHELMENFDLRYGGFNEPPKFPTPHNLFFLFKRYIAYHDEHALNMCTKTLDGMYKGGMYDHIGGGFSRYSTDREWLVPHFEKMLYDNALLIMAYTQGYMYTQEEHYKNIVEDIINYLTRDMLDDNGGFYSAEDADSEGEEGKFYVFTKEEIIDVLGRDKGERFCRIYNITEEGNFENKNILNLIDKDLSSLSENAELIKECKQKIFDYRNKRIRPHKDDKILTSWNGLIIAALANAGRYLDNNQYIQYAIKAADFIIDKLMKPDGGLYIRYRDGQSMNEGILNDYAFMIWGLIQLYESTFNISYLKTAITLNEYMINNFWDNKSGGFYLNSIESEKLILRPKEIYDGAIPSGNSVAAYCLVKLSRLTGDLSYEEKANKIIKVFSNKIKSYPRYYTFLLLVIMENTKSGKDIVICGNKDDLEIKLFIKEINKHFNSYFTILMNDGSEEIIEFNSNMKDKIKINDKNTVYICENNTCKAPITNLVEAKNKLLEDNSSVFDSI; from the coding sequence ATGTCAGTTAATAAAAGAAACAATAGATTAATAAATGAAAAAAGTCCTTATCTCTTGCAACATGCTTATAATCCTGTAAACTGGTATAGCTGGTGTGATGAGGCTTTTGAAAAGGCTAAAAATGAAGATAAGCCTATATTTCTATCTATTGGATATTCTACTTGCCATTGGTGTCATGTAATGGAAAGAGAATCTTTTGAAGATGAAGAAATAGCTGATATCCTAAATGAAAATTTCATTTCCATAAAAGTGGACAGAGAAGAAAGACCTGATATAGATTCGGTATATATGGATGTCTGTCAAAAACTCACAGGTAGTGGTGGATGGCCATTGAGTATATTTATGACACCAAGGCAACGACCATTTTATGCAGGAACATATTTTCCAAAAGAATCTATGTATCAGAGAGTGGGACTAAAAGATATTCTAAATAATATCATACGATTATGGTCAACCAATAAACAAGAATTAATCAATAAAAGTAACGAAATAGTTGAACATGTAAATCTAACTAATGAAGAAACAGAAGTAAACATAGATCAAACTACAATTGATCTTGCCATTCATGAATTGATGGAGAACTTCGACTTAAGGTATGGAGGATTCAACGAACCTCCAAAATTTCCCACACCACATAACCTATTTTTCCTATTTAAGAGATATATAGCTTATCATGATGAACATGCACTTAATATGTGTACCAAAACACTGGACGGAATGTACAAAGGTGGAATGTATGATCATATTGGAGGAGGATTTTCAAGATATTCAACGGATAGAGAATGGTTGGTTCCACATTTTGAAAAAATGCTGTATGATAATGCATTACTTATAATGGCTTATACCCAGGGGTATATGTATACACAGGAAGAACATTATAAGAATATTGTTGAAGATATTATCAATTACTTAACTAGAGATATGTTAGATGATAACGGTGGTTTTTATTCTGCTGAAGATGCAGATTCTGAAGGAGAAGAAGGAAAATTCTATGTATTTACTAAAGAAGAAATTATTGATGTATTGGGAAGGGATAAAGGTGAGAGATTCTGTCGTATATATAATATAACAGAAGAAGGAAATTTCGAAAACAAAAACATATTGAATCTGATTGATAAGGATTTATCTAGTTTATCAGAGAATGCAGAATTAATAAAAGAGTGTAAACAAAAAATATTTGATTATAGGAACAAAAGAATCAGACCGCATAAAGATGATAAGATATTAACATCTTGGAATGGTCTTATAATAGCCGCTTTAGCAAATGCAGGTAGATACCTGGACAATAATCAATATATTCAATATGCGATAAAAGCTGCAGATTTCATTATAGACAAATTAATGAAACCAGATGGGGGATTATATATAAGATATAGAGATGGACAGTCCATGAATGAAGGTATTCTGAATGATTATGCGTTCATGATATGGGGATTGATACAATTATACGAATCCACTTTCAATATTTCTTATCTAAAAACAGCTATAACACTTAACGAATATATGATTAATAATTTCTGGGACAATAAAAGTGGAGGATTCTATCTAAATAGTATCGAAAGTGAAAAATTGATATTACGTCCAAAAGAAATATATGATGGAGCTATACCATCAGGAAATTCTGTAGCTGCTTACTGCCTTGTTAAATTAAGTAGATTAACGGGGGACTTATCATATGAAGAAAAAGCCAATAAGATTATAAAAGTATTTTCCAATAAGATAAAAAGCTATCCTAGATATTATACATTTCTGTTATTAGTGATTATGGAGAATACAAAAAGTGGTAAAGATATTGTTATCTGTGGAAACAAGGATGACTTAGAAATAAAATTGTTCATTAAGGAAATAAATAAACATTTCAATAGCTATTTTACTATATTGATGAATGATGGTAGTGAAGAGATCATTGAGTTTAATTCCAATATGAAAGATAAAATAAAAATTAATGATAAAAATACTGTTTATATATGTGAAAATAATACTTGTAAAGCACCTATTACTAATTTGGTTGAAGCTAAAAATAAATTATTAGAAGATAACTCAAGTGTATTTGATAGTATATAA